Proteins encoded by one window of Chondromyces crocatus:
- a CDS encoding glutathione S-transferase C-terminal domain-containing protein, with product MIRLFQPPGAWGLPNLSPACMKLETWLRLAGIPYELAPHDFSVAPKGKIPYVTEDDGAPLGDSTFIIEHLVKTRGHDPDAGLSREQRAIGLAFRRMLKENLYWVLIQMRFRDAHNWSLYRPVLGGMQVGKPVEVQLAIADAIHKGICEQIAGQGMARHSAEEIDRIGIGDLSAVSDVLGDKPFFFGEQPTSTDATIYGYVANIIEVPLVSAVLDHGRALPNLVSYCDRMRARYFPDLPRA from the coding sequence ATGATCCGCCTTTTCCAGCCGCCTGGTGCATGGGGACTGCCGAACCTCAGCCCTGCATGCATGAAACTCGAGACCTGGCTGCGGCTCGCGGGGATTCCCTACGAGCTCGCGCCCCACGACTTCAGCGTCGCCCCGAAGGGGAAGATCCCGTACGTCACCGAGGATGACGGGGCTCCGCTCGGGGACTCGACGTTCATCATCGAGCACCTGGTGAAGACGCGAGGCCACGATCCGGACGCTGGGCTCTCGCGCGAGCAGCGCGCCATCGGGCTGGCCTTCCGGCGCATGCTCAAGGAGAACCTCTACTGGGTGCTGATCCAGATGCGCTTCCGTGACGCGCACAACTGGAGCTTGTACCGCCCGGTGCTCGGGGGGATGCAGGTGGGGAAGCCCGTGGAGGTGCAGCTCGCCATCGCGGACGCGATCCACAAGGGGATCTGCGAGCAGATCGCGGGGCAAGGGATGGCGCGGCACAGCGCCGAGGAGATCGACCGCATCGGGATCGGGGATCTGAGCGCCGTCTCCGACGTGCTGGGCGACAAGCCGTTCTTCTTCGGGGAGCAGCCCACCAGCACGGACGCGACGATCTACGGCTACGTCGCCAACATCATCGAGGTGCCGCTCGTGAGCGCCGTCCTCGATCACGGGCGCGCGCTGCCGAACCTGGTCAGCTACTGTGACCGCATGCGCGCTCGCTACTTCCCGGATCTGCCGCGCGCCTGA
- a CDS encoding STAS domain-containing protein, translating to MTKSLASCAAGLELLAIPAWVLEPEQIRMIWVNEPAAQLWGAVDRAALLARDFSDISPSMRARVARQATEARAGRSLIEQTTFYPLGSPVTVTTHTSGLWLEDGAFGMLVQVVEQNRAPDADLVRGIEALRHTDTPVAMVTFEGELLMRNPAALRAFGDAPFRAWFAEGADGEEALSLLQEAKALGSLTTERRARTTSGERIHRVDIHVVRDPLSGESVALVQQLDETARTVAEEAAAEEARTVARQREEILALSVPILDVGEGKLALPLIGVLDEERAALLVERLLPAIVARRTSSVLLDLTGVEQVDEGFAGRLLQITRTVRLLGARVALTGIRADAAQAISASGEDLGGVLTHRNLRDALEAQRRR from the coding sequence ATGACGAAGTCGCTGGCATCGTGCGCAGCTGGACTGGAGCTGCTCGCCATCCCCGCCTGGGTGCTCGAGCCGGAGCAGATCCGCATGATCTGGGTGAACGAGCCTGCGGCGCAGCTCTGGGGGGCGGTGGATCGGGCAGCGCTGCTGGCCCGCGATTTCTCGGACATCTCTCCGTCGATGCGGGCGCGGGTGGCGCGTCAGGCCACCGAGGCGCGTGCGGGGCGGAGCCTCATCGAGCAGACGACGTTCTACCCCCTCGGATCGCCCGTCACCGTCACGACGCACACGTCGGGGCTCTGGCTCGAGGATGGGGCATTCGGGATGCTCGTCCAGGTCGTCGAGCAGAACCGCGCTCCCGATGCGGATCTGGTCCGGGGCATCGAGGCGCTCCGGCACACCGACACGCCGGTGGCGATGGTGACCTTCGAGGGCGAGCTGCTGATGCGGAACCCGGCGGCGCTGCGCGCCTTCGGCGATGCGCCGTTCCGCGCGTGGTTCGCGGAGGGGGCGGACGGGGAGGAGGCGCTCTCGCTGCTCCAGGAGGCGAAGGCGCTGGGGAGTCTCACCACGGAGCGGCGCGCGCGTACGACGTCGGGGGAGCGGATTCACCGCGTCGACATCCACGTGGTCCGGGATCCGCTGAGCGGGGAGTCCGTGGCGCTGGTGCAGCAGCTCGACGAGACGGCTCGCACCGTGGCCGAGGAGGCAGCCGCCGAGGAGGCGCGCACCGTGGCGCGTCAGCGAGAGGAGATCCTGGCGCTCTCCGTGCCCATCCTCGACGTCGGCGAGGGCAAGCTGGCGTTGCCGTTGATCGGCGTCCTCGACGAGGAGCGCGCGGCGCTGCTCGTGGAGCGGCTCTTGCCCGCGATCGTGGCGCGACGGACGTCGTCGGTGCTGCTCGATCTCACCGGGGTGGAGCAGGTCGATGAGGGGTTCGCGGGGCGCTTGCTCCAGATCACGCGCACGGTCCGGCTCCTCGGTGCGCGGGTGGCGTTGACCGGGATCCGGGCTGATGCCGCGCAAGCCATCTCGGCGAGCGGGGAGGATCTGGGCGGCGTGCTCACGCACCGGAACCTGCGTGACGCGCTGGAGGCGCAGCGCCGCAGGTAG
- a CDS encoding CHC2 zinc finger domain-containing protein has product MRAPALTLAAAFTKPRMAPGLTSVEVRRALDDPRALCHRLGLDRGARRQRSGLMILCPWHDEKTPSCSVRVAQDGTIAVHCHACGASGDALSLVAVAHRLDVRRDFRDVLSEAARIAGLDPAHLRFGAPTTIPFVGRRGPALAKVGARPATKPSASLSLAPPPEALDDPTFAAIASVLLHIGRIDEGPLSKDVALYLAQRKLLDLARAEGWAALPASGKAQAAWIEMLVSVFGRDVMERSGLLWKRGSALVFAHPEHRLIIPWRAADGAVQTLQRRRVDTITDKKYVFPAGRPARELYGLDKVRTDTTFAIVEGAADVLALRWLLSRDGIDATVVGLPGAQRWDTAWARHAGPRAILGLDADRAGHLAVGGIAHDLVLAGVAHLERWKPRIGKDWADTLRAERI; this is encoded by the coding sequence TTGCGCGCCCCCGCCCTGACGCTCGCCGCGGCCTTCACGAAGCCCCGCATGGCGCCCGGGCTCACCTCGGTCGAGGTGCGGCGCGCCCTCGATGACCCGCGCGCCCTGTGTCACCGCCTCGGCCTCGACCGCGGCGCCCGACGCCAGCGCAGCGGCCTGATGATCCTCTGCCCCTGGCACGACGAGAAGACCCCCTCGTGCTCGGTCCGCGTCGCGCAGGACGGGACCATCGCCGTGCACTGCCACGCTTGTGGCGCCTCTGGCGATGCCCTCTCCCTCGTCGCCGTCGCCCATCGCCTCGACGTGCGCCGCGACTTCCGCGACGTCCTCTCGGAGGCCGCCCGCATCGCCGGACTCGACCCCGCGCACCTCCGCTTCGGCGCGCCCACCACCATCCCCTTCGTTGGCCGGCGCGGCCCTGCGCTCGCCAAGGTCGGCGCGCGCCCTGCAACGAAGCCCAGCGCTTCTCTCTCGCTCGCGCCCCCACCGGAGGCCCTCGACGACCCCACCTTCGCCGCCATCGCCAGCGTCCTCCTGCACATCGGCCGCATCGACGAAGGCCCCCTCTCGAAGGACGTCGCCCTCTACCTCGCCCAGCGCAAGCTCCTCGACCTCGCCCGCGCCGAGGGCTGGGCAGCCCTGCCCGCCTCCGGCAAGGCCCAGGCCGCGTGGATCGAGATGCTCGTCAGCGTCTTCGGCCGTGACGTCATGGAGCGCTCCGGCCTGCTCTGGAAGCGCGGCAGCGCCCTCGTGTTCGCCCACCCCGAGCACCGCCTGATCATCCCCTGGCGTGCCGCCGACGGCGCCGTCCAGACCTTGCAGCGCCGCCGCGTCGACACCATCACCGACAAGAAATACGTCTTCCCCGCCGGCCGCCCCGCCCGCGAACTCTACGGCCTGGACAAGGTCCGCACCGACACCACCTTCGCCATCGTCGAAGGCGCCGCCGACGTCCTGGCCCTCCGGTGGCTGCTCTCGCGCGACGGCATCGACGCCACCGTGGTGGGCCTCCCCGGCGCACAGCGCTGGGACACCGCCTGGGCCCGCCACGCCGGCCCACGCGCGATCCTCGGCCTCGACGCCGATCGCGCCGGCCACCTCGCCGTCGGCGGCATCGCCCACGACCTCGTGCTGGCCGGCGTCGCCCACCTGGAGCGCTGGAAACCCCGCATCGGAAAAGACTGGGCCGACACGCTGCGCGCCGAGCGCATCTGA
- a CDS encoding DUF4142 domain-containing protein, with protein MRRVWMLAALALMAGCDPGNRGDVVAAERPSAVAPGQGQKGGVMVDGATMDSEPLATARLLAATQALAQTEVEKAKLALEKGTTEEVRKFAQALIDDHKRQLDKIGELAKDKKLDVQGMSLSDAQVRAQTEAGKQTLSMLQGMEGVSFDAAFMASQPTDHILLEHIGEQGQRVSRDPDLDYFFSDVMARAQAHRESAIRITPEACGGAPPGLPGQVTTTIPGAHGGTPGQVPGAAKPDPAARAAQPGGGSMQTGPRQGARGGEDGARPVTRDDARKTEP; from the coding sequence ATGCGACGAGTCTGGATGCTGGCTGCCCTGGCACTGATGGCCGGTTGCGATCCTGGCAACCGAGGAGACGTGGTGGCAGCGGAGAGGCCCTCGGCCGTGGCCCCAGGCCAGGGCCAGAAAGGTGGCGTCATGGTCGACGGCGCGACCATGGACTCCGAGCCCCTCGCCACGGCCCGGCTCCTCGCCGCGACCCAGGCCCTGGCACAAACCGAGGTCGAGAAGGCCAAGCTCGCCCTCGAAAAAGGCACGACCGAGGAGGTCCGCAAGTTCGCGCAGGCCCTCATCGACGACCACAAGCGACAGCTCGACAAGATCGGCGAGCTGGCGAAAGACAAGAAGCTCGACGTGCAGGGCATGTCCCTCTCCGACGCGCAGGTCCGCGCGCAGACCGAGGCCGGCAAGCAGACCCTGTCCATGCTCCAGGGCATGGAGGGCGTCTCCTTCGACGCCGCCTTCATGGCTTCCCAGCCCACGGACCACATCCTGCTCGAGCACATCGGCGAGCAAGGACAGCGCGTCTCCCGCGACCCCGACCTCGACTACTTCTTCTCCGACGTGATGGCGCGCGCGCAAGCGCACCGCGAATCCGCCATCCGCATCACCCCTGAAGCATGCGGCGGCGCCCCGCCCGGCCTCCCCGGGCAAGTGACCACCACCATCCCCGGCGCGCACGGCGGAACCCCCGGTCAGGTCCCTGGCGCCGCGAAACCCGACCCTGCCGCTCGCGCCGCACAGCCAGGCGGAGGCTCCATGCAGACGGGCCCCCGCCAAGGCGCCCGCGGCGGTGAAGACGGCGCCCGCCCCGTCACCCGTGACGACGCGCGCAAGACCGAGCCGTGA
- a CDS encoding M20 family metallopeptidase, with protein MSTKLNVEGAHASADRAWEQEIVPALTEYIRIPNKSPAFDPEWREHGHMDRAVALIADWCQKQPIAGLTLEVVRLEGRTPVIYMEIPARGPGGQVVEGGADRSADTVLLYGHLDKQPEMVGWREPLGPWEPVREGDKLYGRGGADDGYAAFASLLALRLCAEQGLPHARCVVLIEACEESGSPDLPAYVDALAERIGKPSLIVCLDSGCGNYEQLWTTTSLRGLIQGTLEVRILREGVHSGSASGLAPSSFRILRQLLSRIEDEGTGQVQVDALHVEIPPARIEQARAAAEVLGDHVFDELPFVEGARPTTDDRQELLLRRTWRPALSVTGADGLPPVANAGNVLRPFTKAKLSMRIPPRIVPTRAAAALKETLEKDAPYGAEVTFKVSEPSAGWDAPALAPWLGEAMKVASEAFFGKPAMAMGEGGTIPFMAMLGEKFPEAQFLITGVLGPQSNAHGPNEFLHLAYGKKLTCCVASVLADHATRK; from the coding sequence ATGTCCACAAAGCTCAATGTCGAAGGCGCTCATGCCTCTGCTGATCGTGCCTGGGAGCAAGAGATCGTCCCGGCGCTGACCGAGTACATTCGCATTCCGAACAAGTCGCCGGCGTTCGATCCGGAATGGCGCGAGCACGGGCACATGGATCGTGCGGTCGCGCTGATCGCGGACTGGTGCCAGAAGCAGCCGATTGCGGGGCTCACGCTCGAGGTCGTGCGCCTCGAGGGGCGTACGCCGGTGATCTACATGGAGATCCCTGCGCGCGGGCCCGGGGGGCAGGTGGTGGAGGGGGGCGCGGATCGGTCGGCCGATACGGTGCTGCTCTACGGGCACCTGGACAAGCAGCCGGAGATGGTCGGGTGGCGAGAGCCCCTCGGGCCCTGGGAGCCGGTGCGCGAGGGCGACAAGCTCTATGGGCGCGGTGGGGCGGACGATGGGTATGCGGCGTTCGCATCGCTGCTGGCGCTGCGGCTCTGCGCGGAGCAGGGGCTGCCGCACGCGCGGTGCGTGGTGCTGATCGAGGCGTGCGAGGAGAGCGGGAGCCCGGATCTGCCGGCGTACGTGGATGCGCTGGCCGAGAGGATCGGGAAACCGAGCTTGATCGTGTGCCTGGACTCGGGCTGCGGGAACTATGAGCAGCTCTGGACGACGACGTCGCTGCGGGGGCTGATCCAGGGGACGCTGGAGGTGCGGATTCTGCGGGAGGGGGTCCACTCGGGGTCGGCGAGTGGGCTGGCGCCGTCGAGCTTCCGGATTCTGCGGCAGCTTCTGTCGCGCATCGAGGATGAGGGCACGGGGCAGGTGCAGGTGGATGCGCTGCACGTGGAGATTCCGCCGGCGCGCATCGAGCAGGCGCGGGCCGCGGCGGAGGTGCTGGGGGACCACGTGTTCGATGAGCTGCCGTTCGTGGAGGGGGCGAGGCCGACGACGGACGATCGGCAGGAGCTGCTGCTGCGTCGGACGTGGCGGCCGGCGCTGTCGGTGACCGGGGCCGATGGGTTGCCGCCGGTGGCGAACGCGGGGAACGTGCTGCGGCCGTTCACGAAGGCGAAGCTGTCGATGCGGATCCCGCCGCGGATCGTGCCGACGAGGGCGGCGGCTGCGCTGAAGGAGACGCTGGAGAAGGATGCGCCCTACGGGGCCGAGGTGACGTTCAAGGTGTCGGAGCCGTCGGCCGGGTGGGATGCGCCAGCGCTCGCGCCGTGGCTGGGTGAGGCGATGAAGGTGGCGTCGGAGGCGTTCTTCGGGAAGCCGGCAATGGCGATGGGCGAAGGGGGGACGATCCCGTTCATGGCGATGCTGGGAGAGAAGTTCCCGGAGGCGCAGTTCCTGATCACGGGGGTGCTCGGGCCGCAGTCGAATGCGCACGGGCCGAACGAGTTTCTGCACCTGGCGTACGGGAAGAAGCTGACTTGCTGCGTGGCCAGCGTGCTGGCCGATCACGCGACCCGGAAGTAG
- a CDS encoding HAD family hydrolase has product MPIQCVILDLDGTFTDVSREAAAFSEAYPKLLADLLGRELGSGWDDCLEETRRRASELGWEHGGHVVAPADADPYILATCAAQILLDRVGVLTGDALLRAEVLTAVYRRAYQHTGASFRPDAKEVLEALLARDWPVYVVTNAATDAATAKLEQLGPRGLERLRIRGDARKFHVAPPSRGDARFDALPQKQQVSGLSRPVFLGRGRYFDALSAIWEETGTGPEGTIVCGDIWELDLAMPAALGAQVHLVERERVYDYEIDEVRALGARGGSSRDLRGFLARLGG; this is encoded by the coding sequence ATGCCCATCCAGTGCGTCATTCTCGACCTCGACGGTACGTTCACCGATGTCTCGCGGGAGGCTGCGGCCTTCTCGGAGGCTTATCCGAAGCTGCTCGCGGATCTGCTGGGTCGCGAGCTGGGGAGTGGCTGGGACGATTGTCTGGAGGAGACGCGGCGGCGTGCTTCGGAGCTGGGATGGGAGCACGGGGGGCACGTGGTGGCGCCGGCGGATGCGGATCCGTACATCCTCGCGACGTGTGCGGCGCAGATTCTGCTCGATCGGGTCGGGGTGCTCACGGGGGATGCGCTGCTGCGGGCGGAGGTGCTGACGGCGGTGTACCGGCGGGCGTATCAGCATACGGGTGCGTCGTTCCGGCCCGATGCGAAGGAGGTGCTGGAGGCGCTGCTCGCACGGGACTGGCCGGTGTACGTGGTCACGAACGCGGCGACGGATGCGGCGACGGCGAAGCTCGAGCAGCTGGGGCCGCGTGGGCTGGAGCGTCTGCGGATCCGGGGGGACGCGCGGAAGTTTCATGTGGCGCCGCCGTCGCGGGGTGATGCGCGGTTCGATGCGCTGCCGCAGAAGCAGCAGGTGTCGGGGCTGTCACGGCCGGTGTTTCTGGGTCGGGGGCGTTACTTCGATGCGCTGTCGGCGATCTGGGAGGAGACGGGGACGGGGCCGGAAGGCACGATCGTGTGCGGGGACATCTGGGAGCTGGATCTGGCGATGCCTGCGGCGCTCGGGGCACAGGTGCATCTGGTGGAGCGTGAACGGGTTTACGATTACGAGATCGATGAGGTGCGGGCGCTGGGAGCGCGGGGTGGGTCGAGCCGTGATCTGAGAGGCTTCCTGGCGCGGCTCGGAGGGTGA
- a CDS encoding pre-peptidase C-terminal domain-containing protein, producing the protein MAWTGWASIAALAFVVGCGGEGPAGPAGPAGEPGPAGPAGPGGNGTDGESVSAVSPNTVYLDRTTQVTISGYGTRWSNAPELDFGPGIQVVQGSTIVASPTAIVTTIRILPDADIFVPRDVTVTEGGTTVTYAEAFTVIPPISEELRYGGTVAQGSIFFALGEIIDRNTPLNPLDDLTVRLGETGSQYALSADEVTTYSFSSLVFIDVTAPAGPSDIIISNGFQEDPNNPPTISRFPGAFPVAARNATALTIGTPATASVSQPLQTHLFSIQTSTDVDTVVSVTANNADALPSLLMLPESGRFADVEELLLYTQVTLPATATPETYYFIYWDNNAETGYNFTVTASEPQDPVSACMNAQVVTLPANITGQSLADQNDQDWFAVEVPADAVGGTLTLATSPGDPQTDTVIQVYLDDCTTVFDESEDLDYHETLTTMSLPSAGTYYVRVFNSDFGFSGSGYNLSITLNPPAPGDANEPNDTCATATNAGALPVSQQNLTLPTSADQDWFAIDVPASAIGQRLFAKTSPGDANTDTVIQFFRDDCTTSFGESQDIDYHDHVTSALIADAGTYYVKVSNSTFGHAGAAYDLDVSVVAPRPTETEPNNTSAQANVFASTLPDIAAEISPALDEDWYAIDVQTGETLVLLVDDSETRSCAAGQIDSRLFLYRPDLTSMGSTDNIDTQGGNLCSYAKLTMTASGTYYVRITAGQANPNATFDYTLFAYIL; encoded by the coding sequence ATGGCTTGGACGGGCTGGGCGTCCATCGCTGCACTCGCATTCGTGGTGGGCTGCGGCGGTGAAGGGCCTGCGGGGCCTGCGGGACCGGCGGGCGAGCCGGGGCCTGCTGGGCCGGCGGGACCGGGCGGCAACGGGACGGACGGGGAGAGCGTCAGCGCCGTCAGCCCGAACACGGTGTACCTGGATCGGACGACGCAGGTCACGATCAGCGGTTATGGTACGCGGTGGAGCAACGCGCCGGAGCTCGACTTCGGCCCTGGCATCCAGGTCGTTCAGGGTTCCACCATCGTCGCGAGCCCCACGGCGATCGTGACGACGATCCGGATCTTGCCGGATGCCGACATCTTCGTGCCGCGTGATGTGACCGTGACCGAGGGCGGCACCACGGTGACGTACGCCGAGGCGTTCACGGTGATCCCGCCGATCAGCGAGGAGCTGCGTTATGGCGGCACCGTCGCGCAGGGTTCGATCTTCTTCGCGCTCGGCGAGATCATCGATCGGAACACGCCCCTCAATCCGCTGGACGACCTCACCGTCCGGCTCGGCGAGACCGGCAGCCAGTACGCACTCAGCGCCGACGAGGTGACGACGTATTCGTTCTCCTCGCTGGTGTTCATCGACGTGACCGCGCCGGCTGGTCCTTCGGACATCATCATCAGCAACGGCTTCCAGGAAGATCCGAACAACCCGCCGACGATCTCTCGCTTCCCGGGCGCCTTCCCGGTGGCAGCGCGAAACGCGACGGCCCTCACGATCGGGACCCCCGCGACGGCGTCGGTCTCGCAGCCCCTGCAGACGCACCTCTTCAGCATCCAGACGTCGACCGACGTGGATACGGTGGTGAGCGTCACGGCAAACAATGCCGACGCGCTGCCCTCGCTGCTCATGCTGCCCGAGAGCGGCCGGTTCGCCGATGTCGAGGAGCTGCTGCTCTACACGCAGGTGACGCTCCCCGCGACGGCGACGCCCGAGACCTACTACTTCATCTACTGGGACAACAACGCGGAGACTGGCTACAACTTCACCGTCACGGCCAGCGAGCCGCAAGATCCGGTCAGCGCTTGCATGAATGCCCAGGTGGTGACGCTGCCCGCGAACATCACGGGGCAGTCGCTCGCCGACCAGAATGATCAGGACTGGTTCGCCGTCGAGGTTCCCGCCGACGCCGTGGGTGGCACGCTGACCCTCGCGACGTCGCCAGGGGATCCGCAGACGGACACGGTGATCCAAGTCTATCTCGACGACTGCACCACCGTCTTCGACGAGTCCGAAGATCTCGACTACCACGAGACCCTCACCACGATGTCGCTCCCCTCGGCGGGGACCTACTACGTGCGGGTCTTCAACTCGGACTTCGGGTTCTCGGGCTCGGGCTACAACCTGTCCATCACCCTGAATCCGCCGGCTCCCGGCGATGCCAACGAGCCGAACGACACCTGCGCCACGGCGACCAATGCCGGCGCGCTGCCGGTGTCGCAGCAGAACCTGACGCTGCCCACCTCGGCCGATCAGGACTGGTTCGCCATCGACGTGCCGGCGAGCGCCATCGGGCAGCGGCTCTTCGCGAAGACGTCGCCAGGTGATGCCAACACGGACACGGTCATCCAGTTCTTCCGCGACGATTGCACCACGTCGTTCGGTGAGAGCCAGGACATCGACTACCACGATCATGTCACGAGCGCTCTGATCGCCGATGCAGGCACCTACTACGTGAAGGTGTCCAACTCGACGTTCGGGCACGCGGGCGCGGCCTACGATCTCGACGTCTCCGTCGTCGCTCCCAGGCCGACCGAGACCGAGCCGAACAACACCTCCGCCCAGGCGAACGTGTTCGCTTCGACGCTCCCGGACATCGCTGCGGAGATCTCGCCGGCGCTCGACGAGGACTGGTACGCGATCGATGTCCAGACCGGTGAGACGCTCGTTCTGCTGGTCGACGACAGCGAGACGCGGAGCTGCGCGGCAGGTCAGATCGACTCGCGCCTGTTCCTGTATCGGCCCGACCTCACCAGCATGGGAAGCACGGACAACATCGATACGCAGGGCGGCAACCTGTGCTCCTACGCGAAGCTCACGATGACCGCATCGGGGACGTACTACGTGCGGATCACCGCCGGGCAGGCGAATCCGAACGCGACGTTCGACTACACGCTGTTCGCGTACATCCTCTGA
- the selD gene encoding selenide, water dikinase SelD — protein sequence MSIPRLTSLVQGGGCARKLPAESLVQVLRGIPSFAHPWTDARPGPFDDAAVVQPEGAARSMVLTIDIVTPIVDDPRVFGAIAATNAMSDVWAMGGRPEVALAFAGVPTDKLPLEVLREMMVGLQEACARARCGIVGGHTLADAEPKCGLAVVGSVDPAQVWSHRSAQAGDALILTKALGTGIVSQAIRAERADEGLVARATAQMLMLNEGACEVGLSVGAHSCTDVTGFGLLGHLRNVVEASGLGATIHAGEVPLLEGVLALAEEGLVPGGSKRNLAYASEVTGFEEGVGGAVRALLADAQTSGGLLLCVPEARAEEAVRQLRGVGCERAAWIGRLTAGDAAGEGGKRIEVRR from the coding sequence ATGTCGATCCCGAGGCTCACGTCGCTGGTGCAGGGGGGTGGCTGCGCACGCAAGCTGCCGGCCGAGAGTCTGGTCCAGGTGTTGCGGGGGATTCCGAGCTTCGCTCATCCGTGGACCGATGCGAGGCCAGGGCCGTTCGATGATGCGGCGGTGGTGCAGCCGGAGGGGGCGGCACGGTCGATGGTGCTGACGATCGACATCGTGACGCCGATCGTGGACGATCCGAGGGTGTTCGGCGCAATCGCGGCAACGAATGCGATGAGCGATGTGTGGGCGATGGGGGGGCGGCCAGAGGTGGCGCTGGCGTTCGCGGGGGTGCCCACGGACAAGCTGCCGCTGGAGGTGCTGCGGGAGATGATGGTGGGGCTGCAGGAGGCGTGCGCACGGGCGCGGTGCGGGATCGTCGGAGGTCACACGCTGGCGGACGCGGAGCCGAAGTGCGGGCTGGCGGTGGTGGGGAGCGTGGATCCGGCACAGGTGTGGTCGCACCGGAGCGCGCAGGCAGGGGATGCGCTGATCCTGACGAAGGCGCTGGGGACGGGGATCGTGTCGCAGGCGATCCGGGCAGAGCGGGCGGATGAGGGGCTGGTGGCGCGGGCGACGGCGCAGATGTTGATGCTGAACGAGGGGGCGTGCGAGGTGGGGCTGTCCGTGGGGGCGCATTCGTGCACGGATGTGACGGGGTTCGGGCTGCTGGGGCATCTGCGGAACGTGGTGGAGGCGTCGGGGCTCGGGGCGACGATCCACGCGGGGGAGGTGCCGCTGCTGGAGGGGGTGCTGGCGCTCGCGGAGGAGGGGCTGGTCCCCGGGGGGTCGAAGCGGAACCTGGCGTACGCGAGCGAGGTGACGGGGTTCGAGGAAGGGGTGGGTGGGGCGGTGCGGGCGCTGCTCGCGGATGCGCAGACGTCAGGGGGGCTGTTGCTGTGCGTGCCCGAGGCGCGGGCGGAGGAGGCGGTGCGGCAGTTGCGCGGGGTGGGCTGTGAGCGGGCGGCGTGGATCGGGCGGCTGACGGCAGGCGATGCGGCGGGAGAGGGGGGGAAGCGGATCGAGGTGCGGCGCTGA
- a CDS encoding PrsW family intramembrane metalloprotease produces the protein MHPQHMLAARPHGDPRRAHGHPPRAASSAYDEEQKRRRLGLSLWIAGMVIGLILNLFYAVRGIIVTDGQLAGAMFIGALFAFPPLVIYLFIPSILDRFDPEPWWCLLMAFLWGAVAATGFSILINTEVKSLFTELGGPRVGELVSASVSAPFAEEFWKGLAVLGFFYFMRREFDGIVDGIIYATFAALGFAAVENVLYYSNAAMRGGSDALTGVFLIRGVFTPWLHPLFTAMTGIGFGLARESSRASVRTLAPLGGYMVGVILHAMWNFLPTALEGAMGSVLIPWVLLWLLFVSAFFVIIIALVVRKGRVIRDNLRDEVLLGHLSQEEIDLVCSPIGRLRCTFGWRGAAGRSFIRAGARLGLSKWHTARAMKGQKRTISADFIVPLRDEIKLHRTAMMARAPR, from the coding sequence ATGCACCCGCAGCACATGCTGGCCGCGCGACCCCACGGCGACCCACGCAGAGCCCACGGCCACCCACCGCGTGCCGCCTCCTCGGCGTACGACGAAGAGCAAAAGCGCCGACGGCTCGGGCTCTCCCTGTGGATCGCCGGCATGGTCATCGGCCTCATCCTCAACCTCTTCTACGCCGTCCGCGGCATCATCGTGACCGACGGACAGCTCGCCGGCGCCATGTTCATCGGCGCCCTCTTCGCCTTTCCCCCCCTCGTCATCTACCTCTTCATCCCCTCCATCCTCGATCGCTTCGATCCCGAGCCTTGGTGGTGCTTGCTCATGGCGTTCCTCTGGGGCGCCGTTGCAGCGACCGGCTTCTCCATCCTCATCAACACCGAGGTCAAATCGCTCTTCACGGAGCTCGGCGGCCCGAGGGTGGGAGAGCTGGTCAGCGCATCCGTCAGCGCCCCCTTCGCCGAAGAGTTCTGGAAGGGCCTCGCCGTCCTCGGCTTCTTCTATTTCATGCGCCGCGAGTTCGACGGCATCGTCGATGGCATCATCTACGCCACCTTCGCCGCCCTCGGCTTCGCGGCCGTGGAGAACGTCCTCTACTACTCGAACGCTGCCATGCGGGGTGGATCGGACGCGCTCACCGGCGTCTTCCTGATCCGCGGCGTCTTCACCCCCTGGCTCCACCCCCTCTTCACGGCGATGACCGGCATCGGCTTCGGCCTCGCCCGCGAGTCCAGCCGCGCCTCCGTGCGCACCCTCGCGCCCCTCGGCGGCTACATGGTCGGCGTCATCCTGCACGCCATGTGGAACTTCCTCCCCACCGCGTTGGAGGGCGCCATGGGCAGCGTCCTCATCCCCTGGGTCCTCCTCTGGCTCCTCTTCGTCTCTGCCTTCTTCGTGATCATCATCGCCCTCGTCGTCCGCAAAGGCCGCGTGATCCGCGACAACTTGAGAGACGAAGTCCTCCTCGGCCACCTCAGCCAGGAAGAGATCGACCTCGTCTGCTCCCCGATCGGACGCTTGCGCTGCACCTTCGGCTGGCGTGGCGCTGCGGGTCGCAGCTTCATCCGCGCCGGCGCCCGACTCGGCCTGAGCAAGTGGCACACCGCACGCGCCATGAAGGGCCAGAAACGGACCATCAGCGCCGACTTCATCGTCCCCCTCCGTGACGAGATCAAACTTCACCGCACCGCGATGATGGCCCGCGCCCCCCGCTGA